In Myxocyprinus asiaticus isolate MX2 ecotype Aquarium Trade chromosome 32, UBuf_Myxa_2, whole genome shotgun sequence, one genomic interval encodes:
- the LOC127422773 gene encoding nuclear distribution protein nudE-like 1-A isoform X1, giving the protein MDANMIPKFVSKDEEIDFWKALSLKYKKSYNEAQEELLEFQEGSRELETELETQLGQAEHRIRDLQVDNERLHHELDSLKEKLEQHYSQSYKQISMLEDDLSQTRGIKEQLHKYVRELEQANDDLERAKRATITSLEDFEQRLNQAIERNAFLESELDEKESLLVSVQRLKDEARDLRQELAVRERQPDLMRMSVPGSPTPDNDKTDSVVQASLSLPATPLSKNLDNAFTSQTVLSNSCTNAALTPSARISALNIVGDLLRKVGALESKLAACRNFARDQAARKNYVTNVNGNLINGELTNYSHSLHTSYFDKARTVNGIDSGAMTNISAAQQSSSPSGLVLSV; this is encoded by the exons ATGGATGCAAATATGATTCCAAAATTTGTTTCCAAAGATGAGGAAATTGATTTCTGGAAGGCTCTTTCACTCAAGTACAAGAAAAG ttatAATGAAGCACAGGAGGAGTTGCTGGAGTTCCAAGAGGGGAGCAGAGAGCTGGAGACAGAGCTGGAGACGCAGCTGGGTCAAGCGGAACATCGAATCAGAGATCTGCAGGTGGACAATGAGAGACTGCACCACGAGCTTGACTCACTCAAG GAGAAGTTGGAGCAGCACTATTCTCAGAGCTATAAGCAGATCTCCATGTTGGAGGATGACCTCAGCCAGACTCGAGGCATCAAGGAGCAGCTGCATAAATATGTCAGAGAGCTAGAGCAGGCCAATGATGACCTGGAGAGAGCTAAGAG AGCTACAATTACGTCTCTGGAGGACTTTGAACAGAGACTAAACCAGGCCATAGAGAGGAATGCCTTTCTGGAGAGTGAACTGGATGAGAAGGAGTCTCTCCTGGTGTCTGTGCAGAGACTAAAAGATGAGGCCAGAG ACTTGCGGCAAGAGCTTGCAGTGCGAGAGAGGCAGCCAGATTTGATGAGAATGTCTGTGCCTGGCTCTCCTACTCCAGACAATGACAAAACAGACTCCGTTGTCCAGGCCTCTCTGTCCCTACCTGCTACACCTCTCAGCAAGAACCTGGACAACGCTTTTACCAGCCAGACAG TTCTGTCCAACAGTTGCACTAATGCAGCCCTCACTCCATCTGCTAGAATATCAGCCCTCAATATCGTAGGTGATTTACTGCGCAAAGTTGGG gcTTTAGAGTCTAAGCTTGCAGCCTGTAGAAATTTCGCCAGGGACCAGGCAGCCAGGAAGAACTATGTCACAAATGTCAATGGCAATCTGATTAATGGAGAGCTTACAAATTACTCTCACTCGCTTCACACGTCCTACTTCGACAAAGC
- the LOC127422773 gene encoding nuclear distribution protein nudE-like 1-A isoform X2 translates to MDANMIPKFVSKDEEIDFWKALSLKYKKSYNEAQEELLEFQEGSRELETELETQLGQAEHRIRDLQVDNERLHHELDSLKEKLEQHYSQSYKQISMLEDDLSQTRGIKEQLHKYVRELEQANDDLERAKRATITSLEDFEQRLNQAIERNAFLESELDEKESLLVSVQRLKDEARDLRQELAVRERQPDLMRMSVPGSPTPDNDKTDSVVQASLSLPATPLSKNLDNAFTSQTVLSNSCTNAALTPSARISALNIVGDLLRKVGALESKLAACRNFARDQAARKNYVTNVNGNLINGELTNYSHSLHTSYFDKATVNGIDSGAMTNISAAQQSSSPSGLVLSV, encoded by the exons ATGGATGCAAATATGATTCCAAAATTTGTTTCCAAAGATGAGGAAATTGATTTCTGGAAGGCTCTTTCACTCAAGTACAAGAAAAG ttatAATGAAGCACAGGAGGAGTTGCTGGAGTTCCAAGAGGGGAGCAGAGAGCTGGAGACAGAGCTGGAGACGCAGCTGGGTCAAGCGGAACATCGAATCAGAGATCTGCAGGTGGACAATGAGAGACTGCACCACGAGCTTGACTCACTCAAG GAGAAGTTGGAGCAGCACTATTCTCAGAGCTATAAGCAGATCTCCATGTTGGAGGATGACCTCAGCCAGACTCGAGGCATCAAGGAGCAGCTGCATAAATATGTCAGAGAGCTAGAGCAGGCCAATGATGACCTGGAGAGAGCTAAGAG AGCTACAATTACGTCTCTGGAGGACTTTGAACAGAGACTAAACCAGGCCATAGAGAGGAATGCCTTTCTGGAGAGTGAACTGGATGAGAAGGAGTCTCTCCTGGTGTCTGTGCAGAGACTAAAAGATGAGGCCAGAG ACTTGCGGCAAGAGCTTGCAGTGCGAGAGAGGCAGCCAGATTTGATGAGAATGTCTGTGCCTGGCTCTCCTACTCCAGACAATGACAAAACAGACTCCGTTGTCCAGGCCTCTCTGTCCCTACCTGCTACACCTCTCAGCAAGAACCTGGACAACGCTTTTACCAGCCAGACAG TTCTGTCCAACAGTTGCACTAATGCAGCCCTCACTCCATCTGCTAGAATATCAGCCCTCAATATCGTAGGTGATTTACTGCGCAAAGTTGGG gcTTTAGAGTCTAAGCTTGCAGCCTGTAGAAATTTCGCCAGGGACCAGGCAGCCAGGAAGAACTATGTCACAAATGTCAATGGCAATCTGATTAATGGAGAGCTTACAAATTACTCTCACTCGCTTCACACGTCCTACTTCGACAAAGC
- the LOC127422773 gene encoding nuclear distribution protein nudE-like 1-A isoform X3, with protein sequence MDANMIPKFVSKDEEIDFWKALSLKYKKSYNEAQEELLEFQEGSRELETELETQLGQAEHRIRDLQVDNERLHHELDSLKEKLEQHYSQSYKQISMLEDDLSQTRGIKEQLHKYVRELEQANDDLERAKRATITSLEDFEQRLNQAIERNAFLESELDEKESLLVSVQRLKDEARDLRQELAVRERQPDLMRMSVPGSPTPDNDKTDSVVQASLSLPATPLSKNLDNAFTSQTVLSNSCTNAALTPSARISALNIVGDLLRKVGALESKLAACRNFARDQAARKNYVTNVNGNLINGELTNYSHSLHTSYFDKARERVIFPALLLAGQ encoded by the exons ATGGATGCAAATATGATTCCAAAATTTGTTTCCAAAGATGAGGAAATTGATTTCTGGAAGGCTCTTTCACTCAAGTACAAGAAAAG ttatAATGAAGCACAGGAGGAGTTGCTGGAGTTCCAAGAGGGGAGCAGAGAGCTGGAGACAGAGCTGGAGACGCAGCTGGGTCAAGCGGAACATCGAATCAGAGATCTGCAGGTGGACAATGAGAGACTGCACCACGAGCTTGACTCACTCAAG GAGAAGTTGGAGCAGCACTATTCTCAGAGCTATAAGCAGATCTCCATGTTGGAGGATGACCTCAGCCAGACTCGAGGCATCAAGGAGCAGCTGCATAAATATGTCAGAGAGCTAGAGCAGGCCAATGATGACCTGGAGAGAGCTAAGAG AGCTACAATTACGTCTCTGGAGGACTTTGAACAGAGACTAAACCAGGCCATAGAGAGGAATGCCTTTCTGGAGAGTGAACTGGATGAGAAGGAGTCTCTCCTGGTGTCTGTGCAGAGACTAAAAGATGAGGCCAGAG ACTTGCGGCAAGAGCTTGCAGTGCGAGAGAGGCAGCCAGATTTGATGAGAATGTCTGTGCCTGGCTCTCCTACTCCAGACAATGACAAAACAGACTCCGTTGTCCAGGCCTCTCTGTCCCTACCTGCTACACCTCTCAGCAAGAACCTGGACAACGCTTTTACCAGCCAGACAG TTCTGTCCAACAGTTGCACTAATGCAGCCCTCACTCCATCTGCTAGAATATCAGCCCTCAATATCGTAGGTGATTTACTGCGCAAAGTTGGG gcTTTAGAGTCTAAGCTTGCAGCCTGTAGAAATTTCGCCAGGGACCAGGCAGCCAGGAAGAACTATGTCACAAATGTCAATGGCAATCTGATTAATGGAGAGCTTACAAATTACTCTCACTCGCTTCACACGTCCTACTTCGACAAAGC
- the itgb3b gene encoding integrin beta-3b gives MEKTLHKLDFILWIYCLILFLTDVGLGSNICTSRGASTCRQCLAVHPSCAWCFQEDFGQDVPGSSRCDLKKNLIEAGCRRGALEHPISKMTVIEDKPLSDKASGSTTDVTQIQPQMLHISLRPDDSQVFTLKVRQVEDYPVDLYYLMDLSFSMNDDLSQLRRLGRGLAEEMSKTTSNLRMGFGAFVDKPVSPYMFISPPEAVLNPCYSIPYKCQPQFGYRHVLSLTEEVNRFTEEVKKQKVSRNRDAPEGGFDAIIQAAVCKDKIGWRPGASHLLVFTTDAKTHVALDGRLAGIVRPNDGQCYLGTDNIYNMSTTLDYPSLALITEKMSENNINLIFAVTSHVESLYKNYSELIPGTAVGILSEDSHNVIQLIQDAYAKLRSKVELELLNVPEELSLTFNATCLNEEVIPGLKSCSGLKRGDTVSFSVEARARGCPKEKRKTFTIKPVGFKDTLQIRVNFECECKCQAKAETDSPVCHHGNGTYECGICLCNPGRLGPRCECEEGDYSPTKQDACTGPEKVICSGRGDCVCGQCVCHNNDFGKVWGKRCECDDFSCLRYKGELCSGHGTCSCGFCQCDPDWKGENCNCSTRTDTCMSSLGLLCSGRGQCVCGSCECTQPGAYGSTCDKCPTCPDACTIKKDCVECKHFKRGKLFDDDTCTRICRDEIRLVDDLVFHDKNAVNCTYKDEDDCVQRFQYYEDNSGKSILSVVKEPDCPKGPDILVVLLSVAGAILFLGLAALLIWKLLITIHDRREFAKFEEERARAKWETGHNPLYKGATSTFTNITYRGKE, from the exons ATGGAAAAAACTTTACACAAACTCGACTTCATTTTATGGATTTACTGTCTAATTCTGTTCCTAACAGATGTAGGACTAG GCTCCAATATCTGTACTTCTCGAGGGGCCAGTACATGTCGGCAGTGCCTGGCAGTGCATCCTTCCTGTGCCTGGTGCTTTCAAGAG GATTTTGGACAAGATGTACCCGGCTCCTCACGATGTGACCTAAAGAAGAACCTGATAGAGGCAGGATGCAGGAGAGGAGCTTTGGAGCATCCCATCAGCAAAATGACTGTAATAGAAGACAAACCTCTTAGTGACAAGGCCTCGGGATCCACCACCGATGTCACCCAGATCCAACCTCAGATGTTGCACATCTCTCTGAGACCTG ATGATTCTCAGGTTTTTACACTGAAAGTCCGGCAAGTGGAGGATTACCCTGTGGACTTGTATTATCTGATGGACCTGTCCTTCTCCATGAATGATGACTTATCTCAATTACGAAGACTGGGGCGGGGCTTGGCTGAAGAAATGAGCAAAACCACCAGTAATCTGCGCATGGGTTTTGGGGCTTTCGTGGATAAACCAGTGTCCCCATACATGTTCATCTCCCCTCCAGAGGCTGTGTTAAATCCCTGCTACTC AATCCCATACAAATGCCAGCCTCAGTTTGGCTACAGACATGTTCTGTCTCTGACAGAAGAGGTAAACCGCTTTACAGAGGAGGTGAAGAAACAAAAGGTGTCTCGGAACAGGGATGCCCCAGAGGGAGGCTTTGACGCCATCATACAGGCAGCTGTGTGCAAG GATAAAATTGGTTGGAGGCCAGGTGCATCTCACTTGCTTGTTTTTACCACTGATGCCAAGACACACGTGGCACTGGATGGGCGCCTGGCGGGCATTGTGCGACCCAATGATGGCCAATGCTATTTGGGCACAGACAACATCTACAACATGTCTACAACTTTG GACTACCCATCCCTGGCATTAATcacagagaaaatgtcagagaacaATATAAATCTGATATTTGCTGTGACCAGCCATGTGGAATCACTCTATAAG AACTACAGTGAGTTGATCCCTGGTACTGCAGTGGGCATTCTATCTGAGGACTCACATAATGTGATCCAGTTGATCCAGGATGCATATGCT AAACTGCGATCTAAGGTTGAACTGGAGCTCTTGAATGTCCCAGAAGAGCTCAGTCTGACCTTTAATGCCACATGTCTCAATGAAGAGGTCATCCCTGGGCTAAAATCCTGCTCTGGACTCAAAAGAGGAGATACA GTGTCGTTTAGTGTAGAGGCTCGTGCCAGGGGCTGCCCCAAGGAGAAACGCAAGACATTTACCATCAAACCGGTGGGCTTCAAGGACACCCTGCAGATCAGAGTCAACTTCGAGTGCGAGTGTAAATGCCAAGCCAAGGCTGAGACCGACAGTCCCGTTTGTCACCACGGCAATGGCACCTACGAGTGCGGAATCTGCCTGTGCAACCCAGGGCGACTGGGTCCCAGATGTGAGTGTGAAGAAGGTGACTACAGCCCAACCAAGCAGGATGCCTGCACCGGGCCAGAAAAAGTTATATGCAGCGGCCGGGGAGATTGCGTGTGCGGGCAGTGTGTGTGCCACAATAACGATTTTGGCAAGGTGTGGGGAAAGAGGTGTGAGTGTGACGATTTCAGCTGCCTGCGCTACAAAGGAGAGCTTTGCTCAG GTCATGGCACATGTTCCTGTGGGTTTTGCCAGTGTGATCCAGACTGGAAGGGGGAGAACTGTAACTGTTCCACTCGCACAGACACCTGTATGTCCAGCTTGGGACTGCTGTGCAGTGGCcgtggccagtgtgtgtgtgggagcTGTGAGTGCACTCAGCCTGGGGCCTACGGCTCCACCTGCGACAAATGCCCCACCTGTCCTGACGCCTGCACAATAAAGAA ggATTGTGTAGAGTGTAAACACTTTAAAAGGGGGAAACTCTTTGATGATGACACCTGCACTCGAATCTGCAGAGATGAAATCAGACTGGTGGATGATCTGG TGTTCCATGATAAGAATGCAGTGAATTGCACCTATAAGGATGAGGATGACTGTGTGCAGAGGTTTCAATACTATGAAGACAACAGTGGAAAATCCATCTTATCTGTGGTTAAGGAGCCAG ACTGCCCTAAAGGCCCTGATATCTTGGTGGTTCTCCTGTCAGTAGCTGGTGCCATTTTATTCTTGGGTCTGGCCGCCCTGCTTATCTGGAAACTGCTTATCACCATCCATGATCGGCGTGAATTTGCTAAGTTCGAGGAGGAGCGGGCACGTGCCAAGTGGGAAACG GGCCACAACCCCCTCTACAAAGGTGCTACCTCAACATTTACCAACATCACATATCGAGGCAAGGAGTGA